From the Nymphalis io chromosome 1, ilAglIoxx1.1, whole genome shotgun sequence genome, one window contains:
- the LOC126768907 gene encoding 39S ribosomal protein L53, mitochondrial has protein sequence MSIPYSGTIRRSGGVVSAIGKQLRGVNLKAAKRITVKFDPFGENVTHTRNFLHYLSSPKIILTNPNCSLKTEIVCDRSEPTIDIALVPSIAETAKLNKVTFKSANLTCLELLQLLNKHISSLAPEDQISNTVQTKLEKKKGKKK, from the exons atgtctATCCCGTATAGTGGCACGATACGACGTTCTGGAGGTGTAGTATCAGCAATTGGAAAACAGTTACGGGGAGTTAATCTTAAAGCAGCAAAGCGAATAACTGTTAAATTTGATCCATTCGGTGAAAATGTTACACACACAAG GaactttttacattatttaagctcaccaaaaatcattttaacaaaTCCCAATTGTTCTCTTAAAACGGAGATTGTCTGTGATCGAAGTGAACCTACAATTGATATAGCTCTAGTACCTTCCATAGCTG AAACTGCTAAACTTAACAAAGTAACTTTTAAATCAGCTAATTTAACTTGTTTGGAAttactacaattattaaataaacacatatCATCATTAGCACCAGAAGATCAAATATCAAATACTGTACAAACAaaattagagaaaaaaaaaggtaaaaagaaGTGA
- the LOC126781683 gene encoding tumor protein D53 homolog isoform X2, with product MANHAQTSVEPASLEYMEDPYFLPPDDASTPSFDVAVDELDELENLVSWPQDDTEADWRTLPDLVESALCIETEFYMDNRRRRLRIFRKKMREVRVTFQDLSKPYLAKVSSHTNYKKFLGITPGAEEAMTGAGAGDANTPDELAGLTPEQAEQLRAEWSRELARVEDEIATLRTVLQSKIRQSSDLKRKLGITVWKEITEDVNQGLKNVKESQVYQKTESVIKTTAEKTTSIFGGITAGVSHKLGQMRNSESFRSIEERVGTAYENVKGKVASRSNSTQSFDEALRDASRAGGASGATSPSIPEHKPLP from the exons ATGGCGAACCATGCGCAGACGAGCGTGGAGCCAGCTAGTTTGGAGTACATGGAGGATCCGTACTTTTTGCCGCCGGATGACGCCTCTACACCGAGTTTCGACGTGGCCGTAGACGAGTTAGACGAGTTGGAAAACTTAGTCAGCTGGCCGCAAGATGACACTGAGGCTGACTGGCGCACGCTGCCCGACCTTGTCGAGTCCGCTCTCTGTATTGAAACAGAATTTTACATGGATAACCGCCGGCGCAGGTTACggatatttagaaaaaaaatgcgAGAAGTTCGAGTTACATTTCAAGACTTATCTAAACCATATCTTGCCAAAGTCTCTAGCCACactaattacaaaaaattcCTTGGTATCACTCCGGGAG CAGAGGAAGCGATGACTGGTGCAGGCGCTGGAGACGCGAACACTCCCGACGAGCTAGCGGGATTGACTCCCGAGCAGGCTGAGCAGCTCCGCGCCGAGTGGAGCCGGGAGCTTGCACGTGTTGAGGATGAAATCGCCACGCTTCGTACAGTTTTGCAGAGCAAA ATTCGTCAAAGCTCCGACTTGAAAAGGAAACTTGGCATCACAGTCTGGAAGGAAATAACCGAAGACGTTAATCAAGGTTTAAAAAACGTTAAAGAGAGCCAAGT ATACCAAAAAACTGAATCTGTGATAAAAACAACTGCCGAAAAGACTACGTCTATCTTCGGCGGTATAACGGCCGGTGTGTCGCACAAACTGGGCCAGATGCGCAACTCGGAGTCGTTCCGCTCCATCGAGGAGCGCGTCGGTACCGCTTACGAGAACGTCAAG GGCAAAGTGGCGTCCCGCTCCAACTCGACCCAGAGCTTCGACGAGGCGCTGCGCGACGCGTCGCGGGCGGGCGGTGCGAGCGGCGCCACGTCGCCCTCCATCCCCGAGCACAAGCCGCTGCCCTAG
- the LOC126781683 gene encoding tumor protein D54 isoform X3: MSGVQTAEEAMTGAGAGDANTPDELAGLTPEQAEQLRAEWSRELARVEDEIATLRTVLQSKIRQSSDLKRKLGITVWKEITEDVNQGLKNVKESQVYQTIETRVAALKQAVTEAPIYQKTESVIKTTAEKTTSIFGGITAGVSHKLGQMRNSESFRSIEERVGTAYENVKGKVASRSNSTQSFDEALRDASRAGGASGATSPSIPEHKPLP; encoded by the exons ATGAGCGGTGTTCAAACag CAGAGGAAGCGATGACTGGTGCAGGCGCTGGAGACGCGAACACTCCCGACGAGCTAGCGGGATTGACTCCCGAGCAGGCTGAGCAGCTCCGCGCCGAGTGGAGCCGGGAGCTTGCACGTGTTGAGGATGAAATCGCCACGCTTCGTACAGTTTTGCAGAGCAAA ATTCGTCAAAGCTCCGACTTGAAAAGGAAACTTGGCATCACAGTCTGGAAGGAAATAACCGAAGACGTTAATCAAGGTTTAAAAAACGTTAAAGAGAGCCAAGT TTATCAAACGATAGAAACTCGCGTGGCTGCGCTTAAACAGGCTGTGACTGAAGCACCAAT ATACCAAAAAACTGAATCTGTGATAAAAACAACTGCCGAAAAGACTACGTCTATCTTCGGCGGTATAACGGCCGGTGTGTCGCACAAACTGGGCCAGATGCGCAACTCGGAGTCGTTCCGCTCCATCGAGGAGCGCGTCGGTACCGCTTACGAGAACGTCAAG GGCAAAGTGGCGTCCCGCTCCAACTCGACCCAGAGCTTCGACGAGGCGCTGCGCGACGCGTCGCGGGCGGGCGGTGCGAGCGGCGCCACGTCGCCCTCCATCCCCGAGCACAAGCCGCTGCCCTAG
- the LOC126781683 gene encoding tumor protein D52 isoform X5, whose product MSGVQTAEEAMTGAGAGDANTPDELAGLTPEQAEQLRAEWSRELARVEDEIATLRTVLQSKIRQSSDLKRKLGITVWKEITEDVNQGLKNVKESQVYQKTESVIKTTAEKTTSIFGGITAGVSHKLGQMRNSESFRSIEERVGTAYENVKGKVASRSNSTQSFDEALRDASRAGGASGATSPSIPEHKPLP is encoded by the exons ATGAGCGGTGTTCAAACag CAGAGGAAGCGATGACTGGTGCAGGCGCTGGAGACGCGAACACTCCCGACGAGCTAGCGGGATTGACTCCCGAGCAGGCTGAGCAGCTCCGCGCCGAGTGGAGCCGGGAGCTTGCACGTGTTGAGGATGAAATCGCCACGCTTCGTACAGTTTTGCAGAGCAAA ATTCGTCAAAGCTCCGACTTGAAAAGGAAACTTGGCATCACAGTCTGGAAGGAAATAACCGAAGACGTTAATCAAGGTTTAAAAAACGTTAAAGAGAGCCAAGT ATACCAAAAAACTGAATCTGTGATAAAAACAACTGCCGAAAAGACTACGTCTATCTTCGGCGGTATAACGGCCGGTGTGTCGCACAAACTGGGCCAGATGCGCAACTCGGAGTCGTTCCGCTCCATCGAGGAGCGCGTCGGTACCGCTTACGAGAACGTCAAG GGCAAAGTGGCGTCCCGCTCCAACTCGACCCAGAGCTTCGACGAGGCGCTGCGCGACGCGTCGCGGGCGGGCGGTGCGAGCGGCGCCACGTCGCCCTCCATCCCCGAGCACAAGCCGCTGCCCTAG
- the LOC126769208 gene encoding uncharacterized protein LOC126769208: MTKSTKGNLHVVEEIYNQIPAFTDVFSEDTFYIFVAIFVSCTIMVAFVLSRFVTIKPVE; the protein is encoded by the coding sequence ATGACAAAATCAACCAAAGGAAACCTTCACGTGGTGGAAGAGATTTACAACCAAATACCAGCATTTACTGATGTTTTCTCTGAAGACACTTTCTATATTTTTGTTGCAATATTTGTTTCTTGCACCATTATGGTTGCTTTTGTTTTATCTAGATTTGTAACTATAAAGCCTGTAGAGTAA
- the LOC126771892 gene encoding protein argonaute-2 isoform X2, whose translation MYPVGQPPAGETSAGAMGVSGAVSAAAGTTSAAPGAPSTALATGTSPPGVTSGTGGLSLVSPAAPPPPDLPVLTCPRRPNLGHEGRPIMLRANHFQISMPRGFVHHYDVNIQPDKCPRKVNREIVESMVTNYNKIFGALKPVFDGRNNLYTRDPLPIGNDRVELEVTLPGEGKDRVFRVTIKWVAQVSLFALEEALEGRTRQIPYDAILALDVVMRHLPSMMYTPVGRSFFSSPEGYYHPLGGGREVWFGFHQSVRPSQWKMMLNIDVSATAFYKAQPVIEFMCEVLDIRDINEQRKPLTDSQRVKFTKEIKGLKIEITHCGTMKRKYRVCNVTRRPAQMQSFPLQLENGQTVECTVAKYFMDKYKMKLRYPHLPCLQVGQEHKHTYLPLEVCNIVPGQRCIKKLTDMQTSTMIKATARSAPDREREINNLVRRANFNTDLYVKEFGLTISNNMMEVRGRVLPPPKLQYGGRVSSLGGQQALPNQGVWDMRGKQFFMGVEIRVWAIACFAPQRTVREDALKNFTQQLQKISNDAGMPIIGQPCFCKYATGPDQVEPMFKYLKSTFVQLQLVVVVLPGKTPVYAEVKRVGDTVLGMATQCVQAKNVNKTSPQTLSNLCLKINVKLGGINSILVPSLRPKVFNEPVIFLGVDVTHPPAGDNKKPSIAAVVGSMDAHPSRYAATVRVQQHRQEIVHEMSSMVQELLIMFYKSTGGFKPHRIIMYRDGISEGQFIHVLQHELTAVREACIKLEAEYKPGITFIVVQKRHHTRLFCADKKEQSGKSGNIPAGTTVDLGITHPTEFDFYLCSHQGIQGTSRPSHYHVLWDDNHFGSDELQCLTYQLCHTYVRCTRSVSIPAPAYYAHLVAFRARYHLVEKEHDSGEGSHQSACSEDRTPGAMARAITVHAVTKKVMYFA comes from the exons ATGTACCCCGTTGGCCAAC CTCCAGCGGGGGAGACGAGTGCTGGTGCGATGGGTGTGTCAGGAGCTGTGAGTGCAGCAGCGGGCACCACAAGTGCAGCACCAGGGGCACCAAGTACTGCACTAGCCACAGGCACGTCTCCACCTGGTGTGACAAGTGGAACTGGCGGCTTGTCGCTCGTGTCACCTGCAGCTCCTCCACCGCCCGACCTACCTGTGCTGACTTGTCCCCGACGACCTAACTTGGGTCATGAAGGAAGACCGATCATGCTTCGTGCTAATCATTTCCAAATATCTATGCCACGAGGATTTGTACATCATTATGATGTAAATATACAACCTGACAAGTGTCCTAGGAAG GTTAATAGAGAAATTGTTGAATCAATGGTAaccaattacaataaaatatttggtgCTTTAAAGCCTGTGTTTGATGGGagaaacaatttatatacaagGGATCCCTTGCCTATTGGCAATGATAGAGTGGAATTAGAAGTTACTTTGCCTGGTGAAGGCAAAGATAGAGTATTTCGAGTCACAATCAAATGGGTTGCTcaa GTGTCATTGTTTGCGTTAGAAGAAGCATTGGAGGGCCGTACAAGACAGATTCCATATGATGCAATTCTTGCGTTGGATGTTGTCATGAGACATCTGCCTTCAATGATGTACACTCCAGTCGGCAGATCTTTCTTCTCATCCCCAGAAGGATATTACCATCCCCTTGGTGGTGGTAGAGAAGTATGGTTTGGTTTTCACCAGTCTGTGAGACCGAGCCAGTGGAAAATGATGCTTAATATTGATG TATCTGCAACTGCATTTTACAAAGCCCAGCCTGTTATAGAATTTATGTGTGAAGTGTTAGATATAAGAGACATTAATGAACAAAGAAAACCTCTGACCGATTCACAAAGAGTGAAATTTACCAAAGAAATAAAAGGACTGAAGATTGAAATTACTCATTGTGGTACCATGAAGAGGAAATACAGAGTATGTAATGTTACCCGCAGACCTGCACAGATGCAGTC ATTTCCTTTACAATTAGAAAACGGACAAACAGTAGAATGTACTGTTGCTAAGTATTTCATGGATAAGTATAAGATGAAACTCAGATACCCTCATTTACCTTGCCTCCAAGTAGGTCAAGAGCACAAACACACATACTTGCCATTAGAGGTCTGTAATATTGTGCCCGGACAGAGATGCATCAAGAAATTAACTGACATGCAGACTTCTACTATGATCAAAGCAACGGCTCGTTCGGCCCCAGACAG GGAGCGTGAGATCAACAACCTGGTGCGGCGCGCCAACTTCAACACAGACCTGTACGTGAAGGAGTTCGGGCTCACCATCTCCAACAACATGATGGAGGTGCGCGGCCGAGTGCTGCCGCCGCCCAAGCTGCAGTATGGCGGCCGAGTGTCGTCACTCGGCGGGCAG CAAGCTTTGCCCAACCAGGGCGTGTGGGACATGCGCGGGAAGCAGTTCTTCATGGGCGTCGAGATACGCGTGTGGGCCATCGCCTGCTTCGCGCCGCAGAGGACCGTCCGGGAGGACGCGCTCAA GAATTTTACACAGCAATTACAGAAGATATCCAATGATGCAGGCATGCCGATCATCGGTCAACCTTGCTTCTGCAAGTATGCAACTGGTCCCGATCAAGTGGAGCCAATGTTCAAATATCTCAAATCGACCTTCGTGCAGTTGCAGCTCGTTGTCGTCGTGTTGCCCGGAAAAACACCCGTTTACG CCGAGGTGAAGCGGGTGGGCGACACGGTGCTTGGGATGGCGACGCAGTGCGTGCAGGCGAAGAACGTCAACAAGACGTCGCCGCAGACTCTCAGCAATCTCTGTCTCAAGATCAACGTCAAGCTCGGCGGAATCAACTCCATTCTCGTGCCCTCGTTGCGTCCCAAG GTGTTCAACGAGCCGGTGATCTTCCTGGGGGTGGACGTGACTCACCCGCCGGCCGGCGACAACAAGAAGCCGTCCATCGCGGCCGTGGTGGGCTCCATGGACGCGCACCCGTCGCGCTACGCCGCCACCGTGCGCGTGCAGCAGCACAG ACAGGAGATCGTCCACGAGATGAGCAGCATGGTGCAGGAGCTGCTGATCATGTTCTACAAGAGCACAGGCGGGTTTAAGCCGCACCGCATCATCATGTACCGGGATGGCATCTCCGAGGGACAGTTCATACACGTGCTGCAACACGAGCTGACCGCTGTGCGGGAGGCTTGCATCAAG TTAGAGGCGGAGTACAAGCCGGGTATCACCTTTATAGTGGTACAGAAGCGTCACCACACGCGGCTGTTCTGCGCAGACAAGAAGGAGCAGTCCGGCAAATCGGGAAACATCCCCGCCGGCACCACCGTCGACCTCGGCATCACGCACCCCACCGAGTTCGACTTCTACCTGTGCAGTCACCAGGGCATCCAG GGCACGTCGCGGCCGTCGCACTACCACGTGCTGTGGGACGACAACCACTTCGGCTCGGACGAGCTGCAGTGCCTCACGTACCAGCTGTGCCACACGTACGTGCGCTGCACGCGCTCCGTGTCCATCCCGGCGCCGGCCTACTACGCGCACCTGGTGGCGTTCCGCGCGCGCTACCACCTGGTGGAGAAGGAGCACGACTCGGGCGAGGGCAGCCACCAGTCGGCGTGCAGCGAGGACCGCACGCCGGGCGCCATGGCGCGCGCCATCACCGTGCACGCCGTCACCAAGAAGGTCATGTACTTCGCCTGA
- the LOC126781683 gene encoding tumor protein D54 isoform X4 yields the protein MSGVQTEEAMTGAGAGDANTPDELAGLTPEQAEQLRAEWSRELARVEDEIATLRTVLQSKIRQSSDLKRKLGITVWKEITEDVNQGLKNVKESQVYQTIETRVAALKQAVTEAPIYQKTESVIKTTAEKTTSIFGGITAGVSHKLGQMRNSESFRSIEERVGTAYENVKGKVASRSNSTQSFDEALRDASRAGGASGATSPSIPEHKPLP from the exons ATGAGCGGTGTTCAAACag AGGAAGCGATGACTGGTGCAGGCGCTGGAGACGCGAACACTCCCGACGAGCTAGCGGGATTGACTCCCGAGCAGGCTGAGCAGCTCCGCGCCGAGTGGAGCCGGGAGCTTGCACGTGTTGAGGATGAAATCGCCACGCTTCGTACAGTTTTGCAGAGCAAA ATTCGTCAAAGCTCCGACTTGAAAAGGAAACTTGGCATCACAGTCTGGAAGGAAATAACCGAAGACGTTAATCAAGGTTTAAAAAACGTTAAAGAGAGCCAAGT TTATCAAACGATAGAAACTCGCGTGGCTGCGCTTAAACAGGCTGTGACTGAAGCACCAAT ATACCAAAAAACTGAATCTGTGATAAAAACAACTGCCGAAAAGACTACGTCTATCTTCGGCGGTATAACGGCCGGTGTGTCGCACAAACTGGGCCAGATGCGCAACTCGGAGTCGTTCCGCTCCATCGAGGAGCGCGTCGGTACCGCTTACGAGAACGTCAAG GGCAAAGTGGCGTCCCGCTCCAACTCGACCCAGAGCTTCGACGAGGCGCTGCGCGACGCGTCGCGGGCGGGCGGTGCGAGCGGCGCCACGTCGCCCTCCATCCCCGAGCACAAGCCGCTGCCCTAG
- the LOC126781683 gene encoding tumor protein D54 isoform X1: protein MANHAQTSVEPASLEYMEDPYFLPPDDASTPSFDVAVDELDELENLVSWPQDDTEADWRTLPDLVESALCIETEFYMDNRRRRLRIFRKKMREVRVTFQDLSKPYLAKVSSHTNYKKFLGITPGAEEAMTGAGAGDANTPDELAGLTPEQAEQLRAEWSRELARVEDEIATLRTVLQSKIRQSSDLKRKLGITVWKEITEDVNQGLKNVKESQVYQTIETRVAALKQAVTEAPIYQKTESVIKTTAEKTTSIFGGITAGVSHKLGQMRNSESFRSIEERVGTAYENVKGKVASRSNSTQSFDEALRDASRAGGASGATSPSIPEHKPLP, encoded by the exons ATGGCGAACCATGCGCAGACGAGCGTGGAGCCAGCTAGTTTGGAGTACATGGAGGATCCGTACTTTTTGCCGCCGGATGACGCCTCTACACCGAGTTTCGACGTGGCCGTAGACGAGTTAGACGAGTTGGAAAACTTAGTCAGCTGGCCGCAAGATGACACTGAGGCTGACTGGCGCACGCTGCCCGACCTTGTCGAGTCCGCTCTCTGTATTGAAACAGAATTTTACATGGATAACCGCCGGCGCAGGTTACggatatttagaaaaaaaatgcgAGAAGTTCGAGTTACATTTCAAGACTTATCTAAACCATATCTTGCCAAAGTCTCTAGCCACactaattacaaaaaattcCTTGGTATCACTCCGGGAG CAGAGGAAGCGATGACTGGTGCAGGCGCTGGAGACGCGAACACTCCCGACGAGCTAGCGGGATTGACTCCCGAGCAGGCTGAGCAGCTCCGCGCCGAGTGGAGCCGGGAGCTTGCACGTGTTGAGGATGAAATCGCCACGCTTCGTACAGTTTTGCAGAGCAAA ATTCGTCAAAGCTCCGACTTGAAAAGGAAACTTGGCATCACAGTCTGGAAGGAAATAACCGAAGACGTTAATCAAGGTTTAAAAAACGTTAAAGAGAGCCAAGT TTATCAAACGATAGAAACTCGCGTGGCTGCGCTTAAACAGGCTGTGACTGAAGCACCAAT ATACCAAAAAACTGAATCTGTGATAAAAACAACTGCCGAAAAGACTACGTCTATCTTCGGCGGTATAACGGCCGGTGTGTCGCACAAACTGGGCCAGATGCGCAACTCGGAGTCGTTCCGCTCCATCGAGGAGCGCGTCGGTACCGCTTACGAGAACGTCAAG GGCAAAGTGGCGTCCCGCTCCAACTCGACCCAGAGCTTCGACGAGGCGCTGCGCGACGCGTCGCGGGCGGGCGGTGCGAGCGGCGCCACGTCGCCCTCCATCCCCGAGCACAAGCCGCTGCCCTAG
- the LOC126771892 gene encoding protein argonaute-2 isoform X1 translates to MYPVGQPPAGETSAGAMGVSGAVSAAAGTTSAAPGAPSTALATGTSPPGVTSGTGGLSLVSPAAPPPPDLPVLTCPRRPNLGHEGRPIMLRANHFQISMPRGFVHHYDVNIQPDKCPRKVNREIVESMVTNYNKIFGALKPVFDGRNNLYTRDPLPIGNDRVELEVTLPGEGKDRVFRVTIKWVAQVSLFALEEALEGRTRQIPYDAILALDVVMRHLPSMMYTPVGRSFFSSPEGYYHPLGGGREVWFGFHQSVRPSQWKMMLNIDVSATAFYKAQPVIEFMCEVLDIRDINEQRKPLTDSQRVKFTKEIKGLKIEITHCGTMKRKYRVCNVTRRPAQMQSFPLQLENGQTVECTVAKYFMDKYKMKLRYPHLPCLQVGQEHKHTYLPLEVCNIVPGQRCIKKLTDMQTSTMIKATARSAPDREREINNLVRRANFNTDLYVKEFGLTISNNMMEVRGRVLPPPKLQYGGRVSSLGGQQALPNQGVWDMRGKQFFMGVEIRVWAIACFAPQRTVREDALKNFTQQLQKISNDAGMPIIGQPCFCKYATGPDQVEPMFKYLKSTFVQLQLVVVVLPGKTPVYAEVKRVGDTVLGMATQCVQAKNVNKTSPQTLSNLCLKINVKLGGINSILVPSLRPKVFNEPVIFLGVDVTHPPAGDNKKPSIAAVVGSMDAHPSRYAATVRVQQHRYHTPTEARQEIVHEMSSMVQELLIMFYKSTGGFKPHRIIMYRDGISEGQFIHVLQHELTAVREACIKLEAEYKPGITFIVVQKRHHTRLFCADKKEQSGKSGNIPAGTTVDLGITHPTEFDFYLCSHQGIQGTSRPSHYHVLWDDNHFGSDELQCLTYQLCHTYVRCTRSVSIPAPAYYAHLVAFRARYHLVEKEHDSGEGSHQSACSEDRTPGAMARAITVHAVTKKVMYFA, encoded by the exons ATGTACCCCGTTGGCCAAC CTCCAGCGGGGGAGACGAGTGCTGGTGCGATGGGTGTGTCAGGAGCTGTGAGTGCAGCAGCGGGCACCACAAGTGCAGCACCAGGGGCACCAAGTACTGCACTAGCCACAGGCACGTCTCCACCTGGTGTGACAAGTGGAACTGGCGGCTTGTCGCTCGTGTCACCTGCAGCTCCTCCACCGCCCGACCTACCTGTGCTGACTTGTCCCCGACGACCTAACTTGGGTCATGAAGGAAGACCGATCATGCTTCGTGCTAATCATTTCCAAATATCTATGCCACGAGGATTTGTACATCATTATGATGTAAATATACAACCTGACAAGTGTCCTAGGAAG GTTAATAGAGAAATTGTTGAATCAATGGTAaccaattacaataaaatatttggtgCTTTAAAGCCTGTGTTTGATGGGagaaacaatttatatacaagGGATCCCTTGCCTATTGGCAATGATAGAGTGGAATTAGAAGTTACTTTGCCTGGTGAAGGCAAAGATAGAGTATTTCGAGTCACAATCAAATGGGTTGCTcaa GTGTCATTGTTTGCGTTAGAAGAAGCATTGGAGGGCCGTACAAGACAGATTCCATATGATGCAATTCTTGCGTTGGATGTTGTCATGAGACATCTGCCTTCAATGATGTACACTCCAGTCGGCAGATCTTTCTTCTCATCCCCAGAAGGATATTACCATCCCCTTGGTGGTGGTAGAGAAGTATGGTTTGGTTTTCACCAGTCTGTGAGACCGAGCCAGTGGAAAATGATGCTTAATATTGATG TATCTGCAACTGCATTTTACAAAGCCCAGCCTGTTATAGAATTTATGTGTGAAGTGTTAGATATAAGAGACATTAATGAACAAAGAAAACCTCTGACCGATTCACAAAGAGTGAAATTTACCAAAGAAATAAAAGGACTGAAGATTGAAATTACTCATTGTGGTACCATGAAGAGGAAATACAGAGTATGTAATGTTACCCGCAGACCTGCACAGATGCAGTC ATTTCCTTTACAATTAGAAAACGGACAAACAGTAGAATGTACTGTTGCTAAGTATTTCATGGATAAGTATAAGATGAAACTCAGATACCCTCATTTACCTTGCCTCCAAGTAGGTCAAGAGCACAAACACACATACTTGCCATTAGAGGTCTGTAATATTGTGCCCGGACAGAGATGCATCAAGAAATTAACTGACATGCAGACTTCTACTATGATCAAAGCAACGGCTCGTTCGGCCCCAGACAG GGAGCGTGAGATCAACAACCTGGTGCGGCGCGCCAACTTCAACACAGACCTGTACGTGAAGGAGTTCGGGCTCACCATCTCCAACAACATGATGGAGGTGCGCGGCCGAGTGCTGCCGCCGCCCAAGCTGCAGTATGGCGGCCGAGTGTCGTCACTCGGCGGGCAG CAAGCTTTGCCCAACCAGGGCGTGTGGGACATGCGCGGGAAGCAGTTCTTCATGGGCGTCGAGATACGCGTGTGGGCCATCGCCTGCTTCGCGCCGCAGAGGACCGTCCGGGAGGACGCGCTCAA GAATTTTACACAGCAATTACAGAAGATATCCAATGATGCAGGCATGCCGATCATCGGTCAACCTTGCTTCTGCAAGTATGCAACTGGTCCCGATCAAGTGGAGCCAATGTTCAAATATCTCAAATCGACCTTCGTGCAGTTGCAGCTCGTTGTCGTCGTGTTGCCCGGAAAAACACCCGTTTACG CCGAGGTGAAGCGGGTGGGCGACACGGTGCTTGGGATGGCGACGCAGTGCGTGCAGGCGAAGAACGTCAACAAGACGTCGCCGCAGACTCTCAGCAATCTCTGTCTCAAGATCAACGTCAAGCTCGGCGGAATCAACTCCATTCTCGTGCCCTCGTTGCGTCCCAAG GTGTTCAACGAGCCGGTGATCTTCCTGGGGGTGGACGTGACTCACCCGCCGGCCGGCGACAACAAGAAGCCGTCCATCGCGGCCGTGGTGGGCTCCATGGACGCGCACCCGTCGCGCTACGCCGCCACCGTGCGCGTGCAGCAGCACAGGTACCACACGCCGACAGAAGCACG ACAGGAGATCGTCCACGAGATGAGCAGCATGGTGCAGGAGCTGCTGATCATGTTCTACAAGAGCACAGGCGGGTTTAAGCCGCACCGCATCATCATGTACCGGGATGGCATCTCCGAGGGACAGTTCATACACGTGCTGCAACACGAGCTGACCGCTGTGCGGGAGGCTTGCATCAAG TTAGAGGCGGAGTACAAGCCGGGTATCACCTTTATAGTGGTACAGAAGCGTCACCACACGCGGCTGTTCTGCGCAGACAAGAAGGAGCAGTCCGGCAAATCGGGAAACATCCCCGCCGGCACCACCGTCGACCTCGGCATCACGCACCCCACCGAGTTCGACTTCTACCTGTGCAGTCACCAGGGCATCCAG GGCACGTCGCGGCCGTCGCACTACCACGTGCTGTGGGACGACAACCACTTCGGCTCGGACGAGCTGCAGTGCCTCACGTACCAGCTGTGCCACACGTACGTGCGCTGCACGCGCTCCGTGTCCATCCCGGCGCCGGCCTACTACGCGCACCTGGTGGCGTTCCGCGCGCGCTACCACCTGGTGGAGAAGGAGCACGACTCGGGCGAGGGCAGCCACCAGTCGGCGTGCAGCGAGGACCGCACGCCGGGCGCCATGGCGCGCGCCATCACCGTGCACGCCGTCACCAAGAAGGTCATGTACTTCGCCTGA